The following coding sequences lie in one Synechococcus sp. CC9902 genomic window:
- a CDS encoding phycobilisome rod-core linker polypeptide yields MDVEARVAIPLLEYAPITQNSLRTGVPNIRVGSDEGSRAYSFAIADDRDNLDTVIESAYRQIYFHAFKSDRDANLESQLKDGQITVRDFIRGLLLSDTFKRSFYGFNSNYKVVRHLTERILGRKVNGKGEELSWSIVIATKGLVGLVDVLLDSTEYLDAFGYDTVPFQRNRVLPGRALGDTPFNITSPRYDEYYRGILGFPQVVFMGGPGKALPARAKIKRGGSPSDYLDWLKDMPIPNTRGNVSSTEMDYMAKVPFRSIGR; encoded by the coding sequence GTGGATGTTGAAGCTCGAGTGGCCATTCCTCTTCTGGAGTATGCACCGATCACCCAGAACTCATTGAGAACTGGCGTGCCGAACATTCGAGTCGGTTCCGACGAAGGATCCCGGGCCTATTCCTTTGCGATCGCAGATGACCGGGACAACCTGGACACGGTGATTGAAAGCGCCTACCGCCAGATTTATTTCCACGCGTTTAAGTCCGATCGAGACGCGAACCTCGAGTCCCAACTCAAAGACGGCCAAATCACGGTTCGTGACTTCATCCGTGGCCTGCTGCTCTCCGACACGTTTAAGCGCAGCTTCTACGGTTTCAACAGCAATTACAAAGTGGTCCGTCACCTGACGGAGCGCATCCTGGGCCGCAAGGTGAACGGCAAAGGCGAAGAGCTGTCTTGGTCCATCGTGATTGCAACCAAAGGCCTTGTTGGCCTCGTCGACGTGTTGCTTGACAGCACCGAATACCTAGACGCCTTCGGATACGACACAGTCCCTTTCCAGCGCAACCGAGTCTTGCCGGGACGCGCACTCGGTGATACACCCTTCAACATCACAAGCCCCCGCTACGACGAGTACTACCGGGGCATCCTTGGCTTCCCACAAGTCGTGTTCATGGGAGGTCCAGGCAAAGCGCTCCCAGCGAGGGCAAAAATCAAACGCGGTGGATCCCCAAGCGACTACTTGGACTGGCTCAAAGACATGCCGATCCCCAACACCCGTGGCAACGTCAGCAGCACAGAAATGGATTACATGGCCAAAGTTCCTTTCCGCAGCATTGGCCGC
- a CDS encoding phycobiliprotein lyase, with protein sequence MTLEISDALNFFRLSCGRWKSQRSQHHLLHRRAEAGASFIVVEELLKGDERLAEIAIRNGEDVSKIIGGCWVRWSGSMAWDRAGESHEDQTMFGLIPSDDAGRQGLLLRDRGYAEKAPVAGQFRMDDENGLILTTDYEMMSSLERFWFAGPNLRLRTSTVQGLSNNASFCMETRQLDDELPKTSRVATTATQLAPFGW encoded by the coding sequence ATGACACTCGAGATTTCCGACGCCCTCAATTTTTTCCGTCTGAGCTGCGGTCGCTGGAAGTCTCAGCGCAGCCAGCATCACTTACTCCACCGTCGTGCCGAAGCCGGGGCGTCCTTCATCGTTGTGGAAGAACTGCTCAAAGGCGATGAACGCCTTGCCGAAATCGCCATACGGAATGGGGAAGACGTCAGCAAAATTATTGGCGGCTGCTGGGTTCGTTGGAGTGGGTCCATGGCCTGGGATCGGGCCGGAGAATCCCATGAAGACCAAACCATGTTCGGATTGATCCCAAGCGATGACGCTGGGCGCCAAGGCTTGCTGTTGCGCGATCGGGGATATGCCGAAAAAGCCCCAGTCGCTGGCCAATTCCGCATGGATGACGAAAACGGACTGATCCTCACGACGGACTACGAAATGATGAGTTCCTTGGAACGCTTTTGGTTCGCCGGGCCGAACCTGCGACTGCGGACCAGCACCGTCCAAGGGCTGTCGAACAACGCATCCTTTTGCATGGAGACCCGCCAACTCGATGACGAGCTGCCCAAAACCTCGAGAGTTGCCACTACCGCGACCCAGCTCGCCCCATTTGGCTGGTAA
- the sufR gene encoding iron-sulfur cluster biosynthesis transcriptional regulator SufR, producing MSASAQPSTRDAVLSLLLERGEMDAGDLAETQQISVQAMRRHLRALADEGLVASITCTSGPGRPSNRWFLTEGGRERFPDGSGGFALGLLDSLRSSLSEEAFQQLLQRQAEGKAQQYRLQLGDAPLEDRLHQLAGLRREEGYVTVCSLDEDGHSWNLQEAHCSVQRIAEEFPTICDQELLLIRRTVPDCRVERVHWRLEGGHTCGFRITPIETA from the coding sequence ATGAGCGCTTCGGCCCAGCCCAGCACCCGCGATGCCGTGCTCTCCCTGCTCCTTGAGCGCGGCGAGATGGACGCCGGCGACCTCGCGGAAACGCAGCAGATTTCAGTGCAAGCGATGCGCCGACATCTCCGCGCCCTGGCCGACGAGGGACTTGTCGCCTCGATCACTTGTACGAGCGGGCCCGGACGACCCAGCAATCGCTGGTTCCTTACCGAAGGCGGACGCGAACGTTTCCCCGATGGAAGCGGGGGATTTGCGTTGGGGTTACTCGATTCACTGCGGTCCAGCCTTTCAGAGGAGGCTTTCCAACAACTCTTGCAACGTCAGGCAGAAGGGAAAGCACAGCAGTACCGACTCCAACTCGGCGATGCTCCTCTTGAAGATCGACTCCATCAACTCGCTGGCCTACGTCGAGAAGAGGGATATGTGACGGTCTGCAGCCTCGATGAAGACGGCCACAGCTGGAACCTCCAAGAAGCGCACTGCTCCGTCCAGCGCATTGCCGAAGAATTCCCGACCATCTGCGACCAGGAGCTTCTTCTCATTCGCCGTACCGTTCCGGACTGCCGAGTGGAACGGGTGCACTGGCGACTCGAAGGCGGACACACCTGTGGCTTTCGAATTACGCCAATCGAAACCGCATGA
- a CDS encoding ferredoxin-thioredoxin reductase catalytic domain-containing protein yields MSDTAQEPTAESLEVIRKFAETYAKRTGTYFCSEPSVTSVVLKGLARHKDDLGGALCPCRHYEDKEAEVSQAFWNCPCVPMRERKECHCMLFLTEDNAFACPEKTQTITTETIQATAG; encoded by the coding sequence ATGTCCGACACCGCTCAAGAGCCGACAGCTGAAAGTCTTGAGGTCATCCGCAAATTCGCAGAGACCTACGCCAAGCGCACCGGTACTTATTTCTGCTCTGAGCCAAGTGTCACGTCAGTGGTCTTGAAGGGACTTGCACGTCATAAGGACGACCTTGGTGGTGCCCTGTGTCCATGTCGTCATTACGAAGACAAAGAGGCCGAAGTCTCCCAAGCCTTTTGGAATTGCCCCTGTGTCCCCATGCGCGAGCGAAAGGAATGCCATTGCATGTTGTTTCTGACGGAAGACAACGCTTTCGCTTGCCCTGAGAAAACCCAGACCATCACGACAGAAACGATCCAAGCCACCGCAGGCTGA
- the sufB gene encoding Fe-S cluster assembly protein SufB, with amino-acid sequence MTSTSTRDLVSQPYKYGFVTEIETDKIDKGLSEEVVRLISSKKDEPEFLLNFRLKAFRHWLTLEEPDWAALGYEPIDYQDIIYYAAPKQQAKKSSLDEVDPKLLETFDKLGIPLSEQKRLSNVAVDAVFDSVSIATTYKEKLAEHGVVFCSFTEAVKDHPELIEKYLGSVVASNDNYFAALNSAVFSDGSFVFIPKGVECPMELSTYFRINSGDTGQFERTLIVAEEGASVSYLEGCTAPMFDTNQLHAAVVELVVLDDASIKYSTVQNWYAGDENGVGGIYNFVTKRGQCRGARSRISWTQVETGSAITWKYPSCVLQGADSVGEFYSVALTNNCQQADTGTKMIHVGPRTRSTIVSKGISAGRSSNSYRGLVQMSPGAKGARNYSQCDSMLIGDQAAANTYPYIRSQQPQAAIEHEASTCRISEDQLFYLQSRGIGFEEAVSMMVSGFCRDVFNQLPMEFAAEADKLLALKLEGSVG; translated from the coding sequence ATGACCAGCACCTCCACACGCGATCTCGTCAGTCAGCCGTACAAGTACGGCTTCGTGACTGAAATCGAGACCGACAAAATTGATAAGGGTCTTAGTGAGGAGGTTGTGCGGCTTATTTCATCCAAAAAAGATGAGCCGGAGTTTTTACTTAATTTCCGATTGAAGGCCTTTCGCCACTGGCTCACCTTGGAAGAGCCCGATTGGGCGGCCTTGGGCTACGAACCGATCGATTATCAAGACATCATCTATTACGCAGCTCCAAAGCAACAGGCGAAAAAATCAAGTCTTGATGAAGTCGACCCCAAGCTGCTTGAAACATTCGACAAGCTTGGAATCCCCTTAAGTGAGCAGAAGCGTTTGAGCAACGTGGCTGTTGATGCTGTATTCGACAGTGTTTCCATCGCAACGACTTACAAGGAAAAACTGGCCGAGCATGGAGTGGTGTTTTGTTCTTTCACCGAGGCTGTTAAAGATCATCCTGAGTTGATTGAGAAATACCTCGGTTCAGTAGTGGCCAGTAATGACAATTACTTTGCAGCGCTGAATTCTGCTGTGTTTAGTGATGGATCATTCGTGTTCATTCCGAAGGGGGTCGAATGCCCCATGGAGCTGTCGACTTACTTCCGAATCAATTCAGGCGATACCGGGCAATTCGAACGCACCTTGATCGTGGCTGAAGAAGGCGCCTCCGTCAGTTATCTCGAGGGATGCACAGCGCCAATGTTTGATACGAATCAGCTTCATGCTGCGGTTGTTGAACTCGTGGTTTTAGACGACGCATCGATCAAATATTCAACGGTTCAAAACTGGTATGCCGGAGATGAGAATGGCGTCGGCGGTATCTACAACTTCGTCACGAAACGGGGTCAATGCCGTGGTGCTCGCAGTCGAATTAGCTGGACGCAAGTTGAAACAGGTTCAGCCATTACCTGGAAGTATCCAAGTTGCGTGTTGCAGGGGGCGGATTCTGTTGGAGAGTTTTATTCCGTTGCCCTTACGAATAACTGTCAGCAGGCGGATACGGGAACCAAAATGATCCATGTGGGGCCTCGTACTCGCTCAACCATTGTGAGCAAGGGCATTAGTGCTGGCCGTTCCAGCAACAGCTATCGAGGACTGGTTCAGATGAGCCCAGGAGCCAAGGGCGCTCGTAATTACAGCCAGTGCGACTCGATGTTGATCGGGGATCAGGCAGCCGCGAACACATACCCCTATATCCGCTCGCAACAGCCCCAAGCTGCGATCGAACACGAGGCCAGCACCTGTCGGATTTCAGAAGATCAGCTGTTCTACCTCCAAAGCCGAGGCATTGGTTTTGAAGAGGCAGTGTCGATGATGGTGAGTGGCTTCTGCCGCGACGTGTTCAACCAGTTGCCCATGGAGTTTGCGGCGGAAGCCGACAAATTGCTGGCTCTCAAGCTCGAGGGGTCTGTGGGTTGA
- the sufC gene encoding Fe-S cluster assembly ATPase SufC — MIRPDAELLLDITDLHASVEDQPILKGVNLQVRSGEIHAVMGRNGSGKSTLSKVLAGHPAYRVTSGTVRYRGENLFELEAEERARLGVFLGFQYPVEIPGVSNLEFLRVATNARRLKQNLEELDTFDFEDHVHERLKVVQMDPAFLERSVNEGFSGGEKKRNEILQMALLEPVVAILDETDSGLDIDALRIVAGGVNQLANADNATLLITHYQRLLDEITPDYVHVMAAGRILRTGGRELALELEQIGYDWVDKELAAQGVA, encoded by the coding sequence GTGATTCGCCCCGACGCCGAGCTTCTTCTCGACATCACTGATCTCCACGCGTCCGTGGAGGATCAGCCGATCTTGAAGGGTGTGAATCTTCAGGTGCGGTCTGGCGAGATTCATGCCGTGATGGGTCGGAATGGCAGTGGCAAGAGCACGCTTTCCAAGGTTCTAGCCGGCCATCCGGCATATCGGGTCACCTCCGGAACTGTGCGTTATCGCGGCGAGAATTTGTTTGAGCTTGAAGCTGAGGAGCGGGCTCGTCTTGGTGTGTTCCTCGGGTTCCAATATCCGGTTGAAATACCTGGCGTGAGCAACTTGGAGTTCTTGCGGGTTGCTACCAATGCGCGGCGCCTCAAGCAGAACCTCGAGGAGCTCGACACATTTGACTTTGAAGACCATGTGCACGAACGCTTGAAGGTGGTGCAGATGGATCCCGCCTTCTTAGAGCGAAGCGTTAATGAAGGTTTTTCCGGTGGCGAAAAAAAGCGCAACGAGATCCTTCAGATGGCGTTGCTTGAGCCCGTTGTGGCGATCCTCGATGAAACCGATTCAGGCTTGGATATCGATGCCCTGCGCATCGTCGCCGGTGGTGTGAATCAGTTGGCCAATGCAGACAACGCCACGTTGTTGATTACCCATTACCAACGATTGCTCGATGAAATCACTCCGGACTATGTCCATGTGATGGCAGCGGGTCGCATCCTTCGGACTGGAGGTCGCGAGTTGGCCTTGGAGTTAGAACAAATCGGTTACGACTGGGTGGACAAAGAGCTTGCAGCCCAAGGAGTGGCTTAG
- the sufD gene encoding Fe-S cluster assembly protein SufD — protein sequence MAAVSTGEHVLAPVQQRGQAALGRLGLPTRKQEAWRLTNLSRLEAVARMPVNGVATASDAPPCLDGVVRLVLDGVNDPLEGVTLPEGLTHLEPKELELALGHTLDRCGSSDDWLVEFNHASAQQLLALRVRGTVPPLEITMAAASGLIPTRVLLVVEEKAQLELLQVFSGRGEAAHSHLMEVHLGQEAQFNHGVLACADGVAALFAQLAVEQEPRSTYNFTSVIQGWSLGRIEPRVVQVDGQASTTLKGLAVADLEQQLAVHTSVCFEGPDGELDQLQKCLAAGRSHTIFNGAINVPRKAQRTNAAQLSRNLLLSDRARVDTKPELEIVADDVRCAHGATVSQLQEDELFYLRSRGIGASDAAALLLRGACQEVVDRLPTHALAWRPLERVLAGLAS from the coding sequence ATGGCTGCTGTGTCCACCGGCGAGCATGTGCTGGCACCGGTCCAGCAACGTGGTCAAGCAGCGCTCGGCCGCCTCGGCTTGCCGACGCGGAAGCAGGAAGCTTGGCGACTTACCAACCTCAGCCGACTGGAAGCTGTGGCTCGGATGCCTGTCAATGGCGTGGCCACCGCGTCTGATGCTCCGCCTTGTTTGGATGGTGTTGTGCGCTTGGTGCTTGACGGCGTCAATGACCCTCTGGAGGGTGTGACCTTGCCGGAGGGGCTTACGCACCTTGAGCCGAAGGAACTGGAGCTTGCCCTTGGCCACACCCTCGATCGTTGTGGATCGTCTGACGATTGGTTGGTCGAGTTCAACCATGCCTCCGCTCAACAGCTATTGGCATTACGGGTCCGTGGCACGGTTCCACCACTCGAAATCACTATGGCGGCCGCGTCTGGCCTCATCCCGACACGGGTGTTGCTGGTGGTGGAAGAAAAGGCGCAACTCGAGCTTCTGCAAGTGTTTTCGGGACGGGGTGAAGCTGCCCATAGCCACCTCATGGAGGTTCATCTCGGTCAAGAAGCGCAGTTCAATCACGGTGTTTTGGCGTGTGCCGATGGCGTGGCGGCATTGTTCGCTCAATTGGCCGTTGAGCAAGAGCCCCGCAGTACCTACAACTTCACATCAGTAATTCAGGGTTGGTCGTTGGGACGGATCGAGCCGCGCGTGGTTCAGGTGGATGGACAAGCCTCCACCACGTTGAAGGGTCTGGCCGTTGCCGATCTTGAGCAGCAACTTGCTGTGCACACATCGGTGTGTTTTGAAGGACCCGATGGTGAGCTTGATCAGCTCCAAAAATGCTTGGCAGCAGGGCGCTCCCACACAATTTTCAACGGTGCGATCAATGTGCCGCGTAAGGCGCAGCGCACCAACGCAGCGCAACTCAGTCGAAACCTGTTGCTCTCGGATCGGGCACGCGTCGACACCAAGCCAGAGTTGGAAATCGTGGCCGACGACGTTCGTTGTGCCCATGGAGCCACGGTCTCCCAGCTACAGGAAGACGAGCTTTTCTACTTGCGAAGCCGTGGGATTGGAGCTTCCGATGCTGCGGCACTGTTGTTGCGCGGTGCATGCCAAGAAGTGGTCGACAGGCTTCCAACCCATGCGCTTGCTTGGCGACCGCTGGAACGCGTGCTCGCGGGGTTGGCTTCATGA
- a CDS encoding SufS family cysteine desulfurase, with protein sequence MTTLNPLIARSSANSGNLSSRFRADFPILAQKTPDDRPLIYLDHAATSQKPQQVIDAMQRYYSCDNANVHRGAHQLSARATESFESARTTAAGFVGAHSPREIVFTRNASEAINLVARSWGDSTLHEGDEVLLTVMEHHSNLVPWQLLAQRTGCVLRHVGITDDGRLDLEDFQEKLSERTRLVSLVHISNTLGCCNPLESVIPAAHAVGALVLVDACQSLAHQSIDVVALEADFLVGSSHKLCGPTGMGFLWARETLLEAMPPFLGGGEMIQDVFLDHSTWAVLPHKFEAGTPAIGEAVGMGAALHYLQEIGLDAIQAWEAQLTQHLFARLQAIDGLRILGPTPEQQPGRGALATFLVEGVHANDIAALIDASGICIRSGHHCCQPLHRLYGVSASARASLSFTSTMEEIDAFAEELSSTVSFLREHS encoded by the coding sequence ATGACCACCCTGAATCCATTAATCGCACGATCTAGTGCAAATTCAGGAAACTTATCGTCACGATTTCGTGCCGATTTTCCGATCCTGGCTCAAAAAACGCCAGATGATCGGCCACTGATCTATCTCGATCACGCTGCGACTAGTCAAAAGCCGCAGCAGGTAATCGATGCGATGCAGCGTTACTACAGCTGCGATAACGCCAATGTGCATCGTGGTGCTCACCAGCTCAGTGCCCGGGCAACGGAGTCGTTTGAGTCGGCGCGAACCACAGCGGCTGGCTTTGTTGGTGCCCATAGCCCTCGCGAGATTGTGTTCACCCGCAATGCAAGTGAGGCGATCAACCTTGTTGCCCGCAGCTGGGGTGACTCCACCCTCCACGAAGGCGATGAGGTGTTGCTCACGGTGATGGAGCACCACAGCAACTTGGTGCCTTGGCAGCTACTGGCGCAGCGCACCGGTTGTGTCTTGCGCCATGTGGGGATTACGGACGATGGCCGCCTGGATCTAGAGGATTTCCAAGAGAAGTTGTCTGAGCGCACTCGACTGGTGAGTTTGGTGCATATCAGCAACACGTTGGGATGCTGCAATCCACTGGAGTCTGTGATCCCTGCGGCGCATGCCGTTGGTGCCTTGGTGTTGGTGGATGCTTGCCAAAGCCTGGCGCATCAGAGCATTGATGTGGTGGCCCTCGAAGCCGACTTCTTGGTTGGCTCCTCCCACAAGCTGTGTGGCCCTACCGGGATGGGATTCCTTTGGGCGCGGGAGACGTTGCTCGAGGCGATGCCTCCGTTCCTTGGCGGTGGAGAAATGATCCAAGACGTGTTTCTGGATCACAGCACTTGGGCCGTATTGCCCCACAAATTTGAGGCTGGCACGCCAGCGATTGGCGAAGCCGTAGGGATGGGCGCGGCCCTTCACTATTTGCAGGAGATTGGCCTCGATGCGATTCAAGCTTGGGAAGCCCAGCTCACTCAGCATCTTTTTGCTCGATTGCAAGCCATTGATGGGCTGCGGATCTTGGGGCCAACGCCTGAGCAGCAGCCTGGTCGTGGAGCACTCGCCACGTTTTTAGTCGAGGGCGTGCATGCCAACGACATTGCAGCCTTGATCGATGCCTCTGGCATTTGTATCCGCAGTGGTCATCACTGTTGTCAGCCGTTGCACCGGCTTTACGGGGTCTCTGCTTCGGCCCGCGCCAGCTTGAGTTTCACCAGCACCATGGAGGAAATCGATGCCTTCGCTGAGGAGCTTTCTTCCACGGTGTCTTTCCTGCGGGAGCACAGCTAG
- a CDS encoding S9 family peptidase, which yields MGPTPLSAQTAVGRLPGLKEPKLVQGPGNILWLIWLEQRPQEKGRTTAIMRRFGEPTSPQIELTPAPINLRSRVHDYGGGVLATATDDHHLHLVWIDAGCLWQQRLCWGEAGPGTNVPEAETPPQRLTCPGPWELADGLLNLQHNQWIGIREQQGKDQLVSVNLQRTDQEPELLHQPADFAGYASLNPKGDRLAWVEWTQPSMPWDSSSLWCAELTKTGQLIRPTQRAGGPDISVFQPQWLPNGRLLVAEDSSGWWNLMLEDPATESWERPWPMAAETAMPQWIYGMSTTAWDGERLLAATCSDGTWTLQRLGLDGTVLKLEQPFDDLAGLRACNGRAVAVASNSRCGAGLLELDLRPNTPAWIHTPAVPLPLPDREISVAQPLWFEGHQQQRTHAWYYPPIGAGDGPAPLLVKSHSGPTAMARRGLSLAIQYWTSRGWGVVDVNYGGSTGFGRAYRERLNHGWGVVDVADCAAAAQALIASGHSHPDQVAIEGGSAGGFTTLAALCFTDVFRAGACRYAVCDLTAMATDTHRFEARYLDNLVGAWPEERSTYNERSPLQHAGRIRCPVLFFQGLQDKVVPAEQTEQMAAALRHNGITVDVRLFEDEGHGFRNQATQITVLEETEAFFRLHLGLGTNSC from the coding sequence ATGGGACCCACGCCACTCTCCGCACAAACCGCCGTTGGCCGGCTCCCAGGTCTGAAGGAACCGAAGCTGGTTCAAGGGCCAGGAAACATTCTTTGGCTGATCTGGCTTGAACAACGTCCGCAGGAGAAAGGACGAACCACCGCAATCATGCGCCGCTTTGGCGAGCCAACGAGCCCTCAGATCGAGCTAACTCCAGCACCGATCAACCTGCGCAGTCGGGTGCATGACTATGGCGGGGGAGTCCTGGCCACGGCCACAGATGACCACCACCTGCATCTGGTTTGGATCGATGCCGGATGTTTGTGGCAACAACGGTTGTGTTGGGGAGAAGCAGGCCCAGGCACAAATGTCCCGGAAGCCGAAACCCCTCCACAACGGCTCACATGCCCAGGGCCCTGGGAACTAGCGGATGGTCTGCTGAATCTTCAGCACAACCAGTGGATCGGCATCCGCGAACAACAGGGAAAGGATCAACTCGTCAGCGTCAACCTTCAGCGCACCGATCAAGAACCAGAACTGCTCCATCAGCCAGCGGACTTTGCCGGGTATGCCTCACTGAATCCCAAAGGAGACCGTCTGGCCTGGGTGGAATGGACGCAACCATCGATGCCTTGGGACAGCAGCAGCCTATGGTGCGCGGAGCTCACCAAAACAGGACAGCTGATCAGGCCAACCCAACGGGCCGGAGGACCTGACATTTCTGTGTTTCAGCCCCAATGGCTTCCAAATGGCCGACTACTGGTGGCGGAAGACAGCAGCGGCTGGTGGAATTTGATGCTGGAGGATCCAGCCACTGAATCGTGGGAACGGCCTTGGCCAATGGCAGCGGAAACGGCCATGCCCCAATGGATTTATGGCATGAGCACCACTGCCTGGGATGGAGAACGGCTGCTGGCAGCGACCTGCTCAGACGGCACGTGGACATTGCAACGCCTGGGACTCGATGGAACAGTGCTGAAGCTCGAGCAACCCTTTGATGATCTTGCCGGTCTAAGGGCCTGTAACGGCAGGGCGGTGGCCGTCGCCAGCAACAGCCGCTGTGGGGCCGGGCTCCTCGAGCTTGACCTTCGACCTAACACCCCGGCCTGGATCCATACCCCTGCCGTACCGCTGCCGCTGCCCGATCGGGAGATCAGCGTGGCGCAACCTCTCTGGTTTGAAGGTCACCAGCAGCAACGCACCCATGCCTGGTACTACCCGCCCATCGGAGCAGGGGATGGACCAGCCCCCCTCCTGGTGAAAAGCCACAGCGGCCCAACAGCCATGGCCCGCCGCGGCCTAAGCCTGGCGATTCAGTACTGGACCAGCCGCGGCTGGGGTGTCGTGGATGTGAATTACGGCGGGTCCACCGGTTTCGGACGTGCGTATCGGGAACGGTTGAACCATGGCTGGGGCGTCGTCGATGTGGCCGACTGCGCCGCCGCTGCCCAGGCATTGATCGCTTCAGGACATTCCCATCCCGATCAAGTGGCGATCGAAGGGGGCAGCGCAGGGGGATTCACCACCCTGGCAGCGCTGTGCTTCACGGATGTGTTCCGCGCTGGTGCCTGCCGCTATGCCGTTTGTGATCTCACCGCCATGGCGACAGACACCCATCGCTTTGAAGCCCGATACCTCGACAATCTTGTGGGGGCCTGGCCAGAAGAGCGCTCCACCTACAACGAGAGATCTCCCTTGCAACACGCCGGCCGCATTCGCTGCCCAGTGCTGTTTTTCCAGGGCCTGCAAGACAAGGTGGTGCCAGCAGAACAAACCGAGCAAATGGCCGCCGCCCTACGCCACAACGGAATCACGGTGGACGTTCGCCTCTTTGAAGATGAAGGCCATGGCTTCCGGAACCAAGCCACCCAAATCACAGTGCTTGAGGAAACGGAGGCCTTTTTCAGGCTTCACCTAGGGCTTGGAACAAACAGCTGCTAG
- the def gene encoding peptide deformylase, which yields MAGSFAQLARAADKARDTMLVPKTALETPPLEIHTLGADALRQPAQRIGKVNDQVRELARDMLRSMYTAKGIGLAAPQVAVYQQLLVIDLDLENAATPPLVLINPEITAASAGLDTYEEGCLSIPGVYLDVVRPTAIELSYRDEMGRPRKMKADGLMARCIQHEMDHLNGVLFVDRVTDQAGLQKELKENGFQSKHVQSVS from the coding sequence TTGGCGGGAAGCTTTGCGCAGTTGGCACGGGCGGCTGACAAGGCCAGGGACACGATGTTGGTGCCGAAGACGGCCCTGGAAACCCCTCCGCTAGAGATCCATACCCTTGGTGCTGATGCGTTGCGTCAGCCTGCTCAGCGGATCGGCAAGGTGAACGATCAAGTGCGAGAACTGGCCCGAGACATGCTGCGCAGCATGTATACCGCCAAGGGCATCGGATTGGCCGCTCCTCAAGTTGCTGTTTATCAGCAGCTTTTGGTGATTGATCTTGACCTGGAAAACGCAGCGACGCCCCCTCTGGTGCTGATTAATCCAGAGATCACGGCCGCAAGCGCTGGTTTGGACACCTATGAGGAAGGCTGCCTCAGCATCCCTGGGGTGTATCTCGATGTGGTGCGTCCCACTGCCATCGAATTGAGTTATCGCGATGAGATGGGTCGGCCACGAAAAATGAAAGCCGATGGATTAATGGCCCGTTGTATTCAGCATGAGATGGACCATCTCAATGGTGTTTTATTTGTGGATCGGGTGACGGATCAAGCCGGCCTTCAGAAAGAATTAAAGGAAAATGGGTTCCAGTCCAAGCATGTCCAAAGCGTGTCCTGA
- a CDS encoding DUF3747 domain-containing protein yields the protein MAQGSLFTAVPVEEANFILVSAPIGQGERSQLNIYEQRTNKRPCFAVSAGMPAAVDPLLSSFDFTGVCNRYIDGNGYSLRLGGDDLGTRYRFTVVKTGSDIELLAAPTRNPSAPVYLVAKAGGVASGFVQLNLQPGWTLMRRAYGTKTLGHLYVYRDTAPAE from the coding sequence ATGGCCCAGGGCTCCCTCTTCACAGCTGTTCCTGTGGAAGAAGCCAACTTCATTTTGGTGTCGGCTCCAATCGGTCAGGGCGAAAGATCTCAGCTGAATATCTATGAGCAGCGCACCAACAAGCGTCCCTGCTTTGCCGTAAGCGCTGGTATGCCTGCGGCGGTGGATCCGTTGCTCTCAAGCTTTGACTTCACAGGCGTTTGTAACCGCTACATCGATGGCAATGGTTATTCCTTACGCCTTGGTGGCGACGACCTTGGAACCCGTTATCGCTTCACCGTGGTGAAAACCGGAAGCGATATAGAACTGTTGGCAGCCCCCACCCGTAATCCTTCTGCACCTGTCTATCTGGTGGCCAAGGCTGGTGGAGTGGCGAGTGGTTTTGTTCAACTCAATCTGCAGCCCGGCTGGACGCTCATGCGACGGGCGTATGGAACGAAAACTCTGGGTCACCTCTACGTCTATCGGGATACAGCGCCTGCGGAGTGA